The Syntrophorhabdaceae bacterium sequence GCCTTGGACAGCACCTCTTCATACCCCTGTCCTCAACGATCGGCATGGACCTCGCCGGAGAAGGCCAGGCCGGCCGCCGTCTCGGACAATTGAACGCAGTAAGGAACCTCTCGGCCATTCTCGGGAGCGCCATTGTATATCTCGGATTCAGGCTTCTTCATTTCACCTTTCCCTGCACCTTTTTCTTTGCCGCCACGGCCTTCGGTCTCGCGGCCGTTTTCATGTTCTCCATGAAGCGAGACAAGACCCATATGCCCGCTATGTACCTCAACCTTCACCGCGAATACCGCCTCTACTATGTGCTGGCCGTGCTCTATGGCTCCAGGAAACAACTGTTTTTGACTTTCGCCCCCTGGGTACTCGTCACGATCTTTCATCAGCCAACACAGAGCATAGCTACGCTTCTCACCATCGGAGGCGTCATCGGCGTGGTATTTCAACCGTTCTTAGGCAGGGCCGTAGACAACTTCGGGGAACGGCTCGTTCTTATATCGGAGGCAGTGCTGCTCGTGTTTGTCTGCCTCGGATACGGTTTCTCCAGGTCCTTTTTTGCGGAGAGGACGGCGTTTCTCGTCGCATGCGCATGTTTTCTTTTGGATCAGATGCTCATGTCCGTCAACATGGCCCGCTCTACCTATATGAAAAAGATCGCCCTTCATCCCGATCATCTTCAGCCGGCGCTCACGAGTTCCGTAACTATCGACCACATCTTTTCCATTACCGTGGCCATTCTGGGTGGGATAATCTGGAACGCCTTCGGATTCCAGTACGTCTTTCTTATGGGCGCAATCATTGCCCTCTGCAATCTCTTCGCGGCAGCAATGATAAGAATTCCTGAGCGGTGAAAAGAGGTAATAGGGGGGATCGAGATTGTGTGAGCGACGCTACTCGGACGAAGACGGCTTACCGTCGTCCCGGCGGGTAAAAAGCGAATAGTCGAGCGCCGGCCAGCAATAATCAATGTCCTCTATTTCTGCAAGCTCCGCCTCCGAGAGTCTGCCCGCATCGCTTAATTTGCCTGCGGCCCAGATGAGTTTACGGAATCGCTGGTGGTGATGGTGGAAACGCTGGTTGGCATACTCCCTGGCCTGGGCGGTAAAGAGCAGGAATGGCCAGTCACTGCCCTGCATGAGGAGGAGCTCCCGGGCCATCTGTTTGAAGATGCGTTCTCCCCTCTGGTCTGTGGGTTTGGTTCCGGCAAAAACCTGTTCAGCCTCCAACACGCTCGCGTTGATGTAAGGCCAGATCCAGCCATGCTCGGGGTTTTTCCAGACCGTGAAATCGGCGTTCAAACCCCAACTGCTCGGTTGCATGGCGATCGTGGAGAACTCCTGCCGGTGCCGATCGATATAGTCTCCCAGGCTCTGACTCACAACGTCAGGGGTATCCGCGAGCAGGCGATAGATAGTTTCCAACCAAGACACCCCTTCGTGCCACCAGTGACCGAAAAGTTCACAATCATAGGGGCAAACTACGATCGGTTCTGTCTTACAGGTCGTGGCCTCGCCCAAAAGACTTAAGACAAGGGACACAAAGTGGTGAGCGTGGTTTTTAGTCGAACGTGAGGCCGCCTCCGGGTCGTAGTATTCCTTGTCCGTTTGTCCCGTGACCCGCCAATAGCGCAATCCCGATTCGTGGTCCTTTCTGTGAAACTCAAGATAGTTCCAATCGCCGGGATAACCTTCATCCGGGGACCAGACCTGCCTTCCTGTGGCCTCGTTCCGCCCGAATACGGCGCAGCCGGAGGCAAGTCCATAACCCTGATAAGTGGTAGGACCCGTGTCGTCATGCCGCCTCTGCACAAAGGAAGCGCCGGTGATACCCACCCCCTCCACAAAAAAATACTCGATGCCATGATCCGCGAGCCACTCATCGAGGGCACGACGCATCCGTCCCTCTTTTTGAGACCACTCGGCAGGCCGATAGGCGCATTCCGGCAGCCAGAATCCGCGGGGACTACGGCCGAAGTATGTCTTGTAGGTTTCTACGCCCACTCGCACTTGCGCGAACACAGCGCTGTCGTGTTCGAGAAGAGGCAAGAATCCATGTGTCGCCGCCGATGTGAGCACCTCCACAGCGCCTTCATCTTGAAGCCACCTGAAAGTTCCCAGGATATCCTCGTGAAAATCGACCCTGTACGCATGATAATTGCGCTCGTAAAGATCGAACCAATAGTGAGAAATGGCCTGTCTCGTCTTGTCTTCACGGAAACGCTCCGCGTCCCGTCTCGCCCGCTCTATTTTGTCTTCCATGTAGGCGCGAAAACGTTCTTTCATGTAGACATCGGCAAGCTGTTCCATAAGCACGGGTACAAAGCCGACCATTATCCGGGGCTTGATACCGTCCAAATAAAGGGCTTTGAGCGCCCTGAGTAGAGGGATATACGTCTCGTTCATGGCTTCGAAAAGCCACTCTTCTCCCGCAGGCCACACCCCTGACTTACGGCAATAGGGAATGTGGCTATGGAGCATAAGCGCGAAAACACCTGGCATGTGCCTCACTCCTTGTCCTGGCCGTTACGCTCGCGGCCAGCATACCATTATAGCATCACGGGAAACCCTTGGCTACACTGATTCGCCACACATCCAAAGTTTTTTTAACTGATGGGGGTCGGCTGCCTGTCCGTGTGATGCCAATCACTTAGATATAGCCAGGAGTATGTTATACTCTCTTGTGCCAATGTTGTTATCTTGTTCCCCCCGTGGTTCCCGCGCTATCACACGCACGCTTATTGTCTGTTTGAGCCTCTTTCCTGGAGGCCACTAAAAATGGTATCGTGAAGGAGTGCTATCATGGCGGAGAGATTAGTGAGCAGGTTCATACGGACATTAGCCGCGATTGCGGCCATCCTAATTTTCACGGGATCGTTGGCCAATTCTACGCCATTAGACGACATACGCGCCGCGATTGCGCATAAAAGGGCAAGATGGATTGCTGATGAAACATCGATTTCACGATTATCGGACCACGAAAAAAGGCAGCGGCTGGGGCTCGTCAAGGAGGTAGCGACCGGCAACGAACCTGTACTTCAAGTCGCCGCGCCTCTCTCGACGCTTACGACACAGTTTGACTGGAGGCTAAACGGCCGCGTCACCGCGGTTAGAGACCAGGGGAGTTGCGGAAGCTGCAACGGAGGTTATATCAACCGGGCAGCGGACTATGTCCGCGATACGGGATTGCCCCCTGAGACCTACTTTCCCTACACCGCTTCATCGTCGGATGATGTGTGTGGCAATGCTACTCAAGGATGGCAGGGTAGCGTCAGAAAAATCATCTCCTGGTCATATGTCAACACCACGACCGTCTCAGTACAAGATCTCAAAAACGCACTGGCCACGTACGGGCCGCTCGTTACAACCATGGACGTCTATTATGACTTCTTCTCATACATGAGCGGGGTCTATGAATATGTGAACGGCGCCTATCAGGGTGGTCATGCCATTCTTATCGTGGGGTACACAGTTGGGGGACCGGGTGGGGCGAGAGTGGATACTTCAACATCGCGTATTCCCAAACCGCATCTCCTGTCTATTTCGGCCAATGGACTATTGCCTATTATCCGTCGATTGTGTTTCCTGCGCCGCCCTCTGGCCTGCGCGTAAGGTAAGAGGAAGTTAGGCGGCGCATACGTTAGGACTCGAAATCAGTCATCTCTGTGTTAGTCAAGCGTGAGTACGTTCATTTAAGGGCGGTACGTCCAAAACCTGCCTAAGCCGCCATAGCTCTGCTATCTTCTATCCTGTGACATACATCATTACACTTGTTCAGCATTTGTGTCAGTATATAAAAGAAGGTGGGTGGGTTGAAGTTGATAGTTGACGACTTAGGCGAGACAGCCCGAATCTTGAGCAACGAGCATGATCTGCACGATCCATCGGATGCGGGCCAGATAGAAACAATCGAGCACGCTGCCCGGCGCTATCAGGACCATACGTGCGATAGTGCAACGGGCGCGTCCGGGGGCATTGCCGGCATAGTCTATGACAGATTGACCTACCGGCCGATCGAGAACGCCTCGGTAGCCCTGAAAAATGCTTCATCGACAACAACGGATGAAGAGGGAGAATTCTCTATCGTCGATATGGAGCCAGGCGTATACAGAATCACAGTCTCCCATGCCGGATACGTCGAGCAGACCTATAGAATCATCGTAGCCGCCGGGGAGACCATTGAGTTGGATCCCGTTCACCTTATACCGTTCTGTCTTTCGAGCACTAAGCCCAACAATACGTGGGTGGAAGAGACCGAGACAGAGCCCGAGACGCCTGCACAAGACGATTCGACGAGCCGTCCTGCGGCTTTTGTTCAAGAGCCTGTCTCTTCCCTTGAAGAGGAGGGTTCGTTCCTGGCTAAGATGGGATTAGGGCAGAATGAGCCCACCCCAGGGGAGCCGTGGAACGAGACGATCATAGCCGAGACTCAAGCCGATGAGATCGGCTGTCAGGCGATTTCAGCCGAAAGCATCTGCGAGAACATTGATCCCGGTACGGTTGAGGAGCCTCAAGCAGACATATGTTCCGAGCCTGACAACCTCGAGATCATGGCCCGAGAGGAACCCCTTTACGACACGTCCTCAGTTTTCGCTGAGGCAGCAATCACAGCCGAACATTATTCTTTGAACGATCAAATTTCCGTTGAGATATTCTCGTCCCCAACAACAAATGCGCCGCAAGAGGAGGTTGAAGTGCCGACCGTTACCGTTCACGCTGATCCTGTTACAACTGATGCAGCCGAGCCTATTAAAGACCAGGAAACTGCCCCGTGGGATTTCCCGGAAGCATCCACCGCTGAGCCCGACGAACCGGAAGCTGCCATCTGTGGGCAAGACTGGGGCCTTTGGCAGGGTCAAGCCCCGGCTTTAGGGCCAGCCGATTCTCAGGTCACTATCCGTGCGCAGGACGAGGAGGAAGTCCGTAGTGAAGAGGCATTCTGGCAAGCCTCTGTGGAAGAGATGGGAGCGTATCCTCCACAGGAGGCTGTGACGGAGGAGTCCTCCGCTACGGATAGCCGGGAAGAGCCGGCTTGTATGACGACCGAGTCTCTAACGGAGGAGCAAGGTATCTTTGATGTTGCGCTGCAGGAAAGTCTCATTGCCTGCCCCGCAAACGAGACTCTCCCTCAGGGTGAAGCAATTGCGGGAAAGAGCGATGAGACCGAATCGATGAGCGAGATGTTCTGTCTTTCCGACCACGAGATGCAAGCCATAGCATTAGGCAGCGAGGCCCTCGAGGTGTCGGGGCTCACCGGATTTGTCAGGGCGCAGCCAAATCCCGTGTACCTGGGACTGCCCGTAACTCTGGCCTACACCTTAACGAATGTGTCATGCGACGATCCGGACGATCTGCTTCTACAGATCGTCGTTGCTAATCCGGACAAGAGTACGGCCCAGGAACTATTTGAGATCCCGACGGACTGTCCCAGGGGAAGGTCTTCGATAGGTGGCTTCATCATTTCTACAATCCCTTATGAAGCACGCCTTTACAGAATAAACATGCAGGTCGTTTCGAAGAAAACAAGAACATCGAAACTCTTGCTCAGCACACACCTCGAAACCAAAGCCTTTTGACATCTATTTCTTCGATACAACTGCTTGATCTGGGCCTCTTCAACTTTTAGGATGATGTCGGCTTCCGTTTTTGAATTTCCATTCTCAGGTCCCAGGTTCACGATTGCAGTACCACCTCCTGGCAATTAGATACCTTTAACTATTGCAAGACCTTGAGAATGGAAGATACGGTGAGAATGGGTTCGTCGCGTATCGCATCGTAGCCGTTTGAAAGGCGCTGTCCGCCCCATAGTCAAGTCCAATAGGTGCGCCTTTTGTCGTAGCGCACCACCCCATTCATAGACTATATTCTGATACGAATGATAAATCAAGGCAAGAAGTGTGACATGCGCACGGTGGACGGCCGGTAACCCTTCTCTCTCAGCACACTATTGCAACGGTGTGGAAAGATGGGTGATCGGGGGGTTAGCCGACCAAGCCCCAATAAACCCAAATCCTGTGATGGAAGGTAGCCAGGCGTGGTAGGATATATGCTACCTTGACCAGTCTTCCACCATAGCGATGAAAGCCTTCTCGCCGCCGGACAGCGCGCCACCGTACCCTCCGCCGGGAGTTGCCCAGGCGCCCGCTAGGTAGAGTCCTTTTATCGGCGTTCTGCAATCAAGCCTGTTCATGAAGGCGTTGTCCACGGTCTGATTGAACCCGTAAATGGCGCCTTCCGGGTTGCCGGTAAAACGCCAGTTGGTGAGCGGTGTGGCCGATTCTTTCGTCTCAATCATGGAAGCAAGCCCCGGGAACATATCCTTTTGCGCCCGTGAGATAAGGATGTCGGTCCATCTCTTTTTTTCTTTATAATAGTCGCTCTTGCGTCCGGCCCGGTAATCGGCCTCGAACCTGCGCCACGGCTCATAGCCGCTCAAGCAGAGCAGTGTGATCGTCGATTTTCCTCGCCTGGAATATCCATCAAACAGATGGTCGTAAACTGTCATGCTGTAGGATACCTTCTCAGCTTCACCCTTCATACACGCCCCGCAGTCGGCCTCAATGCCGCGACCGGTTCTAAATCCCTGACGATAAGATTTGATGGTCTGTCTCGCATCCCCGTTCAGTCCGAGCCACACGATGAAGCTCGAAATACTCGGTACCAACCCGTCAAGCCTCTTGAGGTAACCATCAGGGACTACCCCTGGGGACAGCATGTTTTTGAATGTGGTGATCGCACTGGCGTTACTCACTACGGCCACAGCAGGAAGAACTCTGCCGTCCTCCAATAGGACGCCCTGAACAGCGCCGTCCCCGGTCTTGATTTTTTGTGCCCGGGCGCCGTAAAGGATCTTACCTCCGTGGCTTGTAACCGCCTCAGCGATCAGATCACTCAGTTTCTGGGATCTGGGTCGGATATAGCACGATCCATTCCTCAAACTGCCGCCGCGGGCAACGGCGAAATAAAAGGCAGAGAGCTTTGAAGGCGGCAAACCGTAGGCACCCCAGCCGTAAGCGAGACGATCTTTGAGTTCCGGATCTTTCACATAGGCGTTGAGTATATCTGCGAGTGTTTTGCCCTGTATGTTGCGTATCCCTGGATAGTTGAGAACGGAAACGCGCTGAGATTTCTCCCTGTTCGTTGAAAGGTCGGATATCTCGTCTGCGACTCTTGTGATCTCTTTTATAAACCCTGCTATCCCATCCTTTTCTGCCGGAAAGTCTCGGGCGAGCCTCTCTATCAGCGACTTTTCATCCTCACGCCCGGGCAGGGGCACAAGATCGAGCTTGTCAAGTATTCCCAGTTCTTTGAGAACCGCGGCCGTGCCGGCGCTCAAGGAAATCTGGTGCAACGACACATCGAAGGTAAAATCCCCCCTTAAAAAGGCGGTGGCGTATCCTCCGGGGATCGCATGCTGCTCAATGACGGTCACGGGTACGCCCAATCGTGTAAGATGCGCGGCAGCGCTGAGCCCGCCCAGGCCAGCCCCTATTACTACAACCGGGCGATCCGCGTTGCTACCCGTTGCCGCTAACACAGCACCCGCCTTTGACCGGCCGAGGCTAAGGGAGGCTGCTTCTAGCACTGACAATGCCAGAAAAGCACGTCTCGACATTTTCTGCTCAAACAAGATTTACCTCCTTCAGCGATATCTCAGCACGGTTCATCATGACCTTCTATTATTCCAGTTTACGCACGATGGTCCGTATGATCTCAAAGGCTAAACCGAGTGATTCGACGTCTTCATGGCTCAACCTAGCCAGGTTTGCTTCAACAATTTCCTTCAAACCGAGTGTCAATGCCTCCAAAGACTTTCTTCCGCCTTTCGTTATGGTGATCTCTACTATTCTTCTATCCACGGCATGATCCTTGCGTTCGACCAGACCGTCATTCATGAGCCTGTCGATCAAGGTGGTCATGTTCTGTTTGGCGATGAAGAGCTGTCTGCCTATAGCGGACACAGGAAGAGGCCCCTTCCTTTCCAATATGCGGAGTATGTGGTAGGTTTGATTTCTGAGCGATGTAAGCGCCGGATCGCCCGGATCACCGTTAAACAGGCGTTTCACCAACGGGAAAAGCAGAAGCGCACTTTGAGAGACCTTATCTACTTGCATCTTTTTCACGACTGACTCCATTATAGTTATGTTGCATGATCGTCATACTATATTACCTCTCTCCGAAAAGAAAGTCAAGCAAATTATGCGGCGGGTATCAACTGAGCTTACTGGTCTCAGAAAGGCATGCGCAATCGCATCGGATGCGTCCCCCGCCTGTGTGCTTCACGGATGATGGTGAGATTGCTGTGAGAAACAACTCATATTTCTTTCGCAAGGATTAGCGAACCCTGATACGGGGATACCTTGGCTCCCGTTAAATACACGAACAGAAGGAGTAGAACGGCCTGGTGTCTAGTTCACTTCTCTAATTCCAGACAATATTGAATATCAAGGCTGTATGGGAGTAACTGTCTCAGACGCTGGCTATGCCAACGACCCATCCGCAGGAGAACGGGGTTCGATTTGTTTCTTGAATATCGCAATTTCGTCGTAGTCGGGATTGAAGTTTTTGAGCAACTCCCTCTTTCTCTTTCTGGCTTCAAATGGATTGTCGAAGATTTCCGGTTCTCTGATGAACCCTCGTTTTACCGAACTCAATATCCAAAGCTTCATGTGCTCACCCCTTTTACTCGGTTGAACCAACTATGCACATCTCTATATTCCAAAAAATTGCAGACCTCTGCCAAACCGCTGAGTCTGAAAGTGGGTCTACTGATCTGTCGAAGAAAAAGAGTTCGCCGCACATCGTTCGCCACAATACTGAATTTCGGCTTGAGATTTGGTTCTGCCAAGTGAAGATCGTTAAACCTCAAAAGACCCGAATAGATCTGGGTGGAATGCTCAATTTCAAACATCGCTCGCATTTCGCTTGAACCCCTTTGCAACCATGTAACGTCTACTTCACTCACGACACCACTAATTGGCTTATATCTTGTAGGGAGCTCATCCATGCAAACAAACTTTTCAGCCACATTCCAATCGAGTTTGTTTCTATCATTCACAGGTATCCAAACGCTGTATCCCTTAATCGCGCCAATAGAGCCTATCAATGTCTGAATTTGTGAATGACTAAATTCGGGCATGGCCACAATTTTGCCCTTTTCCACACGATCATCTATTATTTTTCAACCGTAGAAACTTTCTATTGAGAAACGTCCGGCATTCGCGATGTAAAGTTCTAGTCCATCCTCGTGATAAATCTGACACTTAAATTGACCGTCCGAGGCCGGAGTTAAAGAACGGAACACATCCTCGAAATCTGAAAATGGAATGAAGACCGGCTCCGTTTGATTATCCCACAAAAAACAGATAAAAGAGTCGAAACCCTCAAGCTGCTTTAAGTCATCCTCCCTCAACCCATACCAAGATCGATTTCCCGGGTGTACTTTGGAATATCTTATATATATCCGTGATAGACCATCCCCTATATCGAATAGCGACAAACTACCAGACAGCTGTTTGGCCTTACCGAATCTTCTTGTCAGTTCCTTTAGAAATCTTATCTTGATTGCGTTTGCCATAATCAATTTATTATAAATCGACCACTCGTCCCCTTTATTCTCCACCTATTGAACATTTTCTTTATGATAACAAGATGCCCAACGGTAGTCAACGAACAATATTACGTCTTCGGATCCTTCAGGCCGAAGCTATTTTCGATGGATAATGCCGATGGCAAGGGGCTGCCGAGCGCAGGCGTATCGAGTATACGTTGAGCATCGCGCGGCCCCGCAGTCAGCGGTATTAGGCGCGAAAAGAGCGAGGCCAGATGCAACATTGGCGATAAAAAAGGCGGGAACGTAAGTCCCCGCCTGTCGTTATCGCCAATATATTTACAGATCAAATCTCAGGCAGCTCATTAAGCTCTTTGAGACTGAAGACCGGTCCATCCTTACAAATATACTTGTGCCCCATATTACATCTGCCGCATATGCCTATACCGCACTTCATCCTCGCTTCCAGCGTGGTCAGGATATTCTCTGCGGGGAAATTGAGTCCCGCCAGACCCTCAAGCACGAACTTGATCATGATGGGCGGTCCGCACGTGATAGCCACCGTGTTATCCGGCTTGGGCGCCACTTCCTTAAGCACCGTGGGCACAAAGCCAATCCTTTTGTCCCAGCCGGGAAATTCATTATCAACGGTGAGGATGAGGTTCACATCAGATCGTTCTTCCCACTCTTTCAGGTCGTCCTTGTAGCACAGGTCGGGGGGCGTCCTCGATCCGTAGATAATGGTAATATCTTTGTAGTCAGCCCGATTATCGAGCATGTAGAGGATGAGCGTGCGAAGGGGCGCAAGGCCTATGCCTCCGCCGATGAAGAGGATGTTCTTTCCTTTCATTTCGTTGTACGGGAACCAGTTGCCGAGCGGCGCTCTCACGCCGATCTGGTCGCCTTCGTAAATCTGGTGGAGTGCAGCGGTAACCTCGCCTGCCTTCATAACAGAAAACTGGAGGTATCCCATGCGCGTGGGCGGAGAATTGATCACGAAGGTTGATTCGCCTACACCGAAGACAGAGAGTTGTCCCACTTGGCCCGGCTCGAATTTGAAGGTCTTCATCTTCTCGGGATCGTTCAATACGACTTGAAAAGACTTGATGTTCGGCGTCTCTTCGATGATCCGTGTGACCGTTGCGATCTCCGGCAGGTACGGGTTCTTGCACTGGCAATTCTCTGACATATGACAAACTCCGCCTTTTTAGGCCTTTGTGTTTCTTTCAACCCACTTCTTGGGGTCTTGTTTCGGGTCCTTGAGATAACCCGCAATCTCGCTAATATCAACGGAAACCGGGCAGTGCCTGATGCACCGTCCGCAACCGCAGCAGGCGATAGCGCCGCTATATTTTTCAGGGTAATACGAGAACTTGTGGCCCACACGGTTCCTTAAGCGCCGGGACTTAGCCGGTCTCGGATTATGGCCACTCGCCTCAAGCGTGAAGTGCTGAAACATGCAGGCATCCCAGGTCCTCAAGCGCTCCCCCTTGTCACGGGCCTGTTCATCGGTAATGTTAAAACAGTAACAGGTCGGGCACAGATAGGTGCATGCACCGCAGCTCACACACTTGGCCGCTACCTGCTGCCAGAATTCATCGGTATCGAAGAGTGTGGCGTTGACCGTGGCCGTGGCGTCCGCCGGAAATGGGTTCTTCACCTTTGGTATTGCTTCTTTCTGTATCTTGTGCGCCTCTTTTTCATACGGCGCGCCGCTTTCGATCATGGGGAGGTTAAGCAGGGCGTCACCCTTTTCGCTTCCCGATTCAAGATAGTATCCTTTGCCCGTATCGGTCATCAGCACATCGGAGCCTGTTTTGTCCACGGGTCCGCCGTTCACGGCCACGCAGAAACATCCGGCAAAAGGCGTCTCACAGGCAAGCGATACGATGGTTGTCTTTTCCCTGTGTTCCTGATAGTAGGGATCGGCCGTGTCGGTTTCAATAAAGACCCTGTCGAATATGGTGAATCCCTTGGCATCGCAGGGACGGCATCCGAAGATGACCGCCTTTGAATAATCCCTTGCGTCGCTCACAGCTACGCTCGATTTCTTCGGGTCTTCAGGATCTTTGGTATACGTAAAGGAAATGAGTCTGTCGCACTGCGGATAGATGACTGATTTAGGGGACGTATTGGCCGGTCTGGAAAGACATATCTCGGTGTCTGTCCTGTAGGGTTTGAAGGAGACGACCTCGCCTTCGGCCACGGGTACATGGACCACGGCATCTTTACTCAATGCATCGAGAAATGCCCGTACCTTCTCCTTTGGAAGAAATCCTGTCTTGGCCATTAGAGTTTGTGCTCCTTGATTTTTGCTTCGTCCACATTGAATGTATACATAGGTGGTTTATCGTCGGGATTGACCCCCGTCGAATAATCGAAAAGGTCCTTCATTTCGGCATTGATTTTCTTCTTGATCTTGGCCACAGGGATATCCATGGGGCACACCCGCTCGCACTCGCCGCATTCCACACATCGTCCGGCGAGGTGGATCGAGTGGATCATATGGAACATGGTCTTCTCGGTAAGGCTCATTCTCTGTGTGATCCAATGGGGGTCCCGCGTCTCGGCGATGCAGCTGTCCTGACAGACGCACATGGGACATGCGTTGCGGCAGGCGTAGCAGCGGATGCATTTTGAAAACTGTTCTTCGAAATAGGCTTTGCGCTCCTGAAGCGATTTGGCGTCGAAGTCACGTACATCATCGTACACGCTTACGGCAGGCTTATCGGATTCGATGACATCACCAACGAGCACGTCGTATATGACCGGCGTGGGATACCGGCAGGTCTTACACTTGTCGGGCCACACGTCGGAAACATTGAGGGTCGTTTCACCCTTTGCGGTCTTCACCACCACCTTGCCGCCCTCTATAGTCACAGACTCGATGGGCTGATAAT is a genomic window containing:
- a CDS encoding 4Fe-4S dicluster domain-containing protein, translating into MSTEKLKEAIRKVFPDVETVICWQEGFDKIHTTPLFMTRADDADKAVWNALCVQNLAAYLPSQKKKVAVAVKGCDSRTIVQFMQEGLIDRNNVIIIGIPCKGVVNIKKVLKAIDYQPIESVTIEGGKVVVKTAKGETTLNVSDVWPDKCKTCRYPTPVIYDVLVGDVIESDKPAVSVYDDVRDFDAKSLQERKAYFEEQFSKCIRCYACRNACPMCVCQDSCIAETRDPHWITQRMSLTEKTMFHMIHSIHLAGRCVECGECERVCPMDIPVAKIKKKINAEMKDLFDYSTGVNPDDKPPMYTFNVDEAKIKEHKL